Below is a genomic region from Raphanus sativus cultivar WK10039 chromosome 4, ASM80110v3, whole genome shotgun sequence.
GGTGGAGAGCTAGGCGGAGGTGGAGAGGGTGGAGAGCTAGGCGGAGGTGGAGGGGGTGGAGGAGCGGAGGAGATCCATCGGGCTCCTGGTACGGCGGTGGATCTGGAGGAGGCCGGGGCCACAGCGGAGGAAGAGGCCTGGACAGCGGACAGAGAGGAGCagtcaccatcatcatcacgaAGGAGGGGAGGGGCTGCTTCAGGGGGTGGAGAGCTAGGCAGAGCGGAGGAGATCCATCCAAGCGGCGCACATCGGGACTCGGACCTGAGAGGTTTCCTAGGGCGAACTTGAAAATTTCCAATTATCccttatattaataatactcaTCGTTGTTTATACTCGCAGGCCCTTAAAATTCACTAGAAAGGCTGAATCTCCAGAAGGTGATGAGATTACAGTCGAAATCAAGTATGAGATGTTGTTTAAGCATTGTTCCATTTGTGGCATGCTCATTCATGAAAAAGATCATTGTCCTTCTCTGGCGATAAAAGCTAGGATACAGCAGGATCGTCCTACCGTCTTTGATTGGGTACAAATGCCAAGGCAGCATAACTTGGTGAAGAAGGAGAAGTGGACAGCTGCTCGGTCTACTCAGGCTTCAATTCCCCTTCACAATCAAAATCCTAGATAACAAAAAGAGTAAATTACAATCTAAACAACTTGTGACCAACAAGTGACTCTTCTGAAAGTGTATAAGACTCGACAAAATTACACATTGTCGAAGGTATATTTATCAtatcaatataattttaacaCAATCCAGCTCAAGAAATATGGACACGGATGAACTCTGATCCAAAATAAATAGTCAACTCTGACTATGATAGATCAACTCTGATTGGATAAATTGCACAAACGCGAAATCAAACAGAAGAAATCCGCAAATACCACTGCTGAataaacacattaaatttttcAATCAGATAGAAACTTGAAACATGATTAAAACAGATTGTAAACAAGACGAAACACAATCAGAATATTGTATAGATTGAAAAAACAAAGCTCGATCAGAAGGAAACGCAATCGGAAAGTAAACTACATAAAAGGAATCTAACAAAATTGAATTGAATCAAACTTGAATTGAGATTGAACTTAAAACAGAGAAATCCAAGACGAAATGATGAGACTGATGCTCAAATCCaggaaaaaatatgaaaaaacatAACGCCATGAATAAACAGATGAATGATGAACGATTCAAAATGTGTCTAAACAAGcggaaggaagaagatgaaattgAACAAAGATTCCAGGAAAGATCTTATATCATTTCAATGTCTTTCATTGTGATAAGACTGAGAGAAAAGAGATTTTCGAAATCTAATCTATTagatctatctatcttattaaaacaggaacattacaacttcttataggtggatttttaaaagtgaacctcatatatttaaattaaatgtctcattctttatatataatatgtaccatagtctaactttgcattgatgtatttctttaaatacaattcttctttttgtcaatattccatatatgatttttacatttattacatgtcgatttaaataagatatatactaagaatactaaaaaatattaatcgttctataattaccctatacaattcattttaaattgatcagtatattttcattagccatattaattttattagtacgaataacattaggtagataagtcatagatacatacataaagatatgactattttttttttttgatgaccCTGGTATCCGAATACCTCGAGAGGAATCCGACTAGCGCCTAATGACCGTCTCGGAAATCTGGGCATTGCCCGCCAGAGAGCCCGCCGAAGACATCCAGGAGGGCTGGTGATCACCCCATGTTAAGCCACCAGTGGCCACGCGCAGCAGATCTGGGCTTCTCCGTATTGGGCCCAAAGGTTCCTCAAGATAATCACCACAAATCTGCAAGAGGTAGCCTCGAACCCTCGACCTTGCGGACAACACGAGGGAGCACATACCACTTGACCACTGACACGTAGttaagatatgactattcttataactacattgggcctaatctactttttaaaacaaataacacatagcttcatacattgtatagaatatagtaatattgtatagtattatacttatacagtaatactaaaaacaaaccaaactgaaatataatatatatcgaaaatgctttgaaccattacacacaaaatatattagaccttaGAGAAAAAATTCACtctgaaattacgtaataattattttaaaaaattaaatttcgtaatgtacaaaaaaacataagttttatataaaattttgtgttacaataaaaagacacaactcgcgcttgcaaaatgttatttttacatacgaaaaacagttttgatattgttctttaaacacaaaattgaattatacaaactcgatactacataaaactaaacaatatagaatacattttaaaaataaaacccgtgcgggtgtgcatatgtttatataatatataaatatattatgttacacatattttcatataaataataccccaatgtaagttttgtatgataaatgttgaaaatacaaaatatatagcactatatattttaaataatacagaaaatatctactttacgttatcataaaatttaaaaatcaaatttagtaattaaacacattgcttatttaaacacattagtacacattgttatttatcaaaattttatattaatacacattggcgatcatgtataacatttagtaaaacaaagataaaaaaaaatgactcccgctcggtcgagcgggtcatgatctagttaccTCTTAtttttcactatatttacattATCAAGCCCCTGATATATTAGATGAAAGTATACTTGTAGATACTTTGTCTTTTACGGATTATAACATGTGTAGTGATTCTATTTTTAACGAAAAAAATTGATTGCTTTAAAGTCTGACGTCTCCATCATCTActtagttatttttattgaaatatataataatgtcATTTACAAAGCAATCGATTTATAAAttagagtttggaaaaacaaaaattagaaaaaccGGGTAGTTTTCTACCCTCTAATATATTATGTCTAGATCGCCAAATCACAGGTCGGTATGCAAGTGAACGAGAAGTAGAACTTTAGGAATTGGTGAAATAACTAGATtatcaaaaaatcaaaagtcaAAATGATGTATGCCTATGGCtaataaataatagaaaattgccaaaacgaaATAGAAAAAACAGCTACATTGTCCATTTGTCATAAATCTCTTTTTGGTCTATTTTGTATTCAAATATCCTTgactaattttcaaaattcatatcaattattttaagaatcaaaaaaatatgaaaaatatacaaaatgtaCATAAAACGAAgtaatcatataaaaaaaatttggttgaCTAAATATTAGTGGAATACAATTTCATTTTTTGATCTAcagaaaacataaaagaaaatctaCTATCTACGAATATGTAAATTGTAGTTTCAGTTAATTACATATATGTCTGCTGCTCGTAGACCCTGAAATCTACCAAGTGAAAATCATTCTATCACTATAGAATGAATTGACTACAATTTTCTTTAAGATTTGAGCTACGGTAGATTTCATGAACTAATGTTTCCTATATATCTACTAACACGGAATCATAAAATCTGCCTATGTACCAATAATCTATgaagataatattttgttttctactagAATATTATATCCTACTAGAGGCGGATTATACAATCTACCATAATATGACTTATCTAACCGGTTTATGATTTCTTATGAGACAAAAATGGATTTGCCACACCGGCGGTTTTTTTGACCATGACACtaaatttgattcgatccgttatTCGTTCTGAGTCAATCCGAAAAAATCTGAATATCATTAACTTTacgaatcgaagcaaatactaaaactaaatatttgtcaattaaagagcaaatcacaaatactcatttaaaaaaaacagatatccgatccgatccgtaatgtacatatgcatatatatgtatatataaaatttacataattaatatctttatatagtttttagttattttattcactaaaataattatttggtcattaaatttttaaaagtatgtaATTTTAAGATTgttgtaatgaaatattattattttatattaaaaattccttctcttttaatatttttcaaaaaaaaaatttatttttttaccgGATTAACAGATCGAATCAGATATTCgctaaaatatattgattttttgggATATCCGTAATACCAGATATCTGGAAAATTACAGATCGGATCAGATCAAAAATAGATTATTCATATAGAACAGATCGGATCACGGATGTTCTTAAAGTTCCGGATATCCGCTCCGTGCCCACCTCTCGTTATTACTCTATATGATAGATCTTGATGGAATAGTACACCTACTATTGGTTGGCTATGCAAAAAGGTAGTATCTTCTTTCTATTTATAGGTTGATTGTTTCTGTTTGTAGATTGGTTcttggtttttattttcaaaaactaCTTTTTCGTCCATTTTTAGATGTTTGACCAAGTTTTCAATGAAAAACCAAAATCCATGTTTTGTTGGTTTTTAGAAATGTGTAACGAAAACttcttttgtaaatatataaatataatatatcaacACTAGTTAAATGCATatgtatgttatatatataatatatatatatatatatatatatttgaaaactatagtaaaatttatattttaaaaattcaataattgaaaaacaagttaaaatatttttagtttcttttaacAACCTTAATGTTTtaatacatttaaataataaaatataaaaatgtacatatttatttgttattaattttatttctataaattttgaaaaacaattgtaaaatataatttcacatatttttaacaattatttttttgaaaaaaaattcttcatccaaacaatatttaataactaataaacaaacagaaaataatagttatatagttttaaaaattaaaataatctatataggaatttttttctaattagtttccaattttaaatatttttattttgtgtatatttgtGATTTATACTTTACTATAACATAagttcttttataaaaaaataataatcaagaacatgttactttattttatttggaaataataattataatattttgataatttttaatggtaaattataattattttattgctAGTAtgatgtaatattttaaaataatttattaattattttttaagcaCAACTTAAGTATCTTAAGTTTGTTGTTGATAACTGAAGAGAATGTTCCATGAGATACAGCAGTGTTTGCTTACACAATGAAGAAAGTCGAAATGGAAGGAGCACTGAAAGAAACATGTGTTGCATGTTGTAGAGAAATGCCTTAAGGTGGATTTGGGTGTGTTTTGTTTAGCTTATATCATTTGTGGATTTAGCAGATGATTTGACTTTGTACTTTATCTACCTAATTGTACAGTTTCAGGAGCCTGAAAGATTTGTACAATCATAGTGTGGGCACAGAAAAGATAATATCGCTGTGGATATCAATCGTAGTGGGAAAACAATAATTTGTCACTCACTTTGGTATCTAACTAAGGTAATTGACAAAGAGAGCAAAACGAGAGTCAAGGAGACTAGAATCCAGGTGATACTTTTGAAAGCATCCCAGGATGGTGGTGGTGACcttaaatttattatctttataCTGAAAAATCAAGATAGCTTTCAGAGATTACTGTATACATCATTTTTGAGATCTTCCCTTGTACTTTTAAACAAAGTCTGGTCTTCAACTTTTAGCGTGTATCGCTTTAGTTGTTGAGGAAATGCCAACGTTGCGTGAGAATTGCAAAAGAGCAAAGAATGTTACAAAACTAATAAGTCAATATTTCTTAAATCTACAGTCAATTACAAGTGtcgaaacaaacaaaaaaggtgAGGATACATACGTTTATGCAAGGCTACTTACTCTTTAGACGCTGTTTCAGTCCAATGTTTCAATACTTACCAGTACCACAGACTATTATCGTTGATATGACctggaagaaaaaaacaaatgggtGAGTTCCCAAGATTACATTGGCATAAACTGGTTACAGTTCCACCGTATTGAGTAAGATGACAACCTGCTGAGTTTAATTAACAATACTAAGTTCTAATTAGTACAGCGTTACACATTTCTAATCAATGTGTGATGATTTCCAAACAGAATAGGGATGCATATGCAAAGTTCTGATACAAGAATTTGTCAACAATGCCTACCTAGACAACCAAATAGTTGCGCAACATCATGCAAGTATCAAGAAAGCTAGCATATCCATCAAACAACTAGTACAAGGAACCAAACAAAGGAGTAAGCTTAAGGATGTATTACCGGTCTTGTTTCGTTACAGGGTCAGCTGCTCGATATTCTTTGTATTACGTGACATCACATGCCCGTTTCTTTTCTCCTCTGGCTCTTCACATGGGTTTTCTCTATAAGTGGAGCTTGCCTCCTCGTTATCTGAAGACCCTGGCCTTTCTGTTAGGAACTGTTCCCAGAATACATCATTCACCCTAGCCGGAGGTGCTGCATTTGCTTGTTTACCTCCTCCAGCTGCAACTTCTTGTTGACCTCGGTTTTTCTCACTTGCTGCACTTGTTTCTATTGAGTTAAAGTTTAACTCAGTAACTCTTCCAGTCTCTTGACTTTTATGAGTCGTCTTAGCTATCTGCGAAGCTGTCTTGTCTGGTAATGGAGCAGAAGCCAAGGTAAGGTTTAAATGACATGAAAAGCTACCGTCAGTCTCCTCTGAAGAAGTTATCATCTGCTGCAAGGGCTCCATTATTGTTTTGTCATTTAACAGTAATATCCCAGGGCATGACCCGGTATCCGCAAGCTCTAGTGCTTCAGGTGCAAACGGTAAACCTTCTCTTCTTGTTTGTGTAGTTTTTGGATCACTACCCTTGGGACTCGCTCCTTCATTGGAGCTTTGTATGCTGTGTGAAACCATGTTCATATCCGAAACGGCTGGAGAAAGCTCTAATCTCAATTTACTAGAGAAGTTTTGATGGAAAATGTTTCCAGACTCAGGTCTCGAGCTACCACTGCTATTATCATCCAAATGGGAATCTTCAGAAGGCGGCTTTGATTGCTCAACTTGAGGGAGCCTTCGCTTTTTGCTGTAAGCTGAAACATCCAGCTCCTCGACTTTACGGCCAAAGTTCTTGATAAAAGTGGGATTCCGCATCGCCGTCTCCAGAAAACTCATCAGCTTCTCCTGCCTCTTCTCCATATGGTCAACGTGTTCAGCCATTTCGTCTAGGTTATGCTTTGCTGTTGACTTGTGCTGTTTGAACTTCAAAAGCTTAGCTTCGATGGCGGCTTTTTCACGTGAAAGCTTGTCCATCTGCTCTTGCAGAGCGGCTCTTTCTTGATCCACGGACGAAACAGGTGGGTGACTGTGGCTGTGGATAGGCTTTCTCCTGTGGATATTCTTGAGAAGATGCTTCTCATCTTTGATAAAATCATCATTTGAAAACTCCCACCTCTCCGGATCAATCTTCCGGAATCCCTATTAACAAGAACACATTCTAATAATCGAAATCGAAATCCCTAACTTCAATTTTAGCGATGACTCACATAGGTATTGAGCTGACGGATGAAGGAAGAGAAGTTGTTGTGCTTGAAGTAGGAAGGGAGAAGGAGGCGTGAAAACTCCGCGTGGTTCCAGACGATGAagctgttgttgttggagcTCCACGATACAATCTCATCCGTCGACGAATCATCTACCATCTCGTACGTCTTTACCAAGAAAGGTGCCGGTCCTCCTGCTCCATCTCCGCCGCCACCGTTGTTAACGGATGCGGATGAGTTACCTAATGCGCCGTTCATCTATGGATCTAATCGGAAGGAGCAGGAAGGATGGTGATGGGGGAAGCTCTCTAGATGGccgtaaatatataaataaacacctttttcattttttttttattaataccTCATTCTGCTACATTTTTACTAATCTGTATTTCAGTTGACtcaatttgtataatatttttgatttgttcacatatattaaaacgATGAATTTCAGTTGacttaatttgtataatatttttgacttgctcacatatattaaaaatatattacatttgtataaataCAATGTTtcaatgattattatttttcaataaagttaaaattaatagtaattttctgttttgaaatatataattaaaattataaaataataattttctatttttaaataattgcattttatattttataaatatgagtttttttttgttactctACACAGGTGTTTCtaatacaaattaatatttcatGTAATtcaaataagaatatatataaaagtataatataatatcGGACTGGCGTCAATTGACCCCCTGTACTATATGCACCAACACTCGTTCTACCCAGACTTTTCGGCTCATCAATTGGTttcttaaactaattttttttatcaattatcCACAATTTGGAACAGATTAAacaaatcacatttaataacTAAAACGCGTTTAATGAAAAACGATTGCCCAGTGAGCGACCCGATTAAGACTAACCCGACTTTAAAGccaataaatattttggacaaaaAAACCAGACACAAACACAAAtcgatagaaaaaaaaagaaattgggGCTTAGGGTTCGACGATTCTCTAGGGTTTTCGTGAAAAAAGTTCTTCGTCTGAGTTTGGGAGAAGGGTTTAGGAATCGAATTGAGTTTCGTTTGAAGGGATGAGTAATCACGATTCGACTTCTAGGCGATAGACTAATGGAGTTCCGACAGGCTGTTGGTGTGGGAGAGAGATCGACACGTTTGTGTCCAAAACGAATGAAAACCCGTACCGAAGATTCTATCGGTGTGTAGTCGCTAGACATGTAAACAGAATGTGGATTCACATGATTAGATGAGGTGTGTATGATTGACAAATTGTTTGCTTTTGTTGCAGAGAAAACATGAAGATCATCATCTCTTCAAATGGGAGGATGAGGCGTTCCTTGATCAGATCCGTATGCTTCATGTGCAACAGAAGAGGTTTGAAGATGAT
It encodes:
- the LOC108855836 gene encoding heat stress transcription factor A-5, whose product is MNGALGNSSASVNNGGGGDGAGGPAPFLVKTYEMVDDSSTDEIVSWSSNNNSFIVWNHAEFSRLLLPSYFKHNNFSSFIRQLNTYGFRKIDPERWEFSNDDFIKDEKHLLKNIHRRKPIHSHSHPPVSSVDQERAALQEQMDKLSREKAAIEAKLLKFKQHKSTAKHNLDEMAEHVDHMEKRQEKLMSFLETAMRNPTFIKNFGRKVEELDVSAYSKKRRLPQVEQSKPPSEDSHLDDNSSGSSRPESGNIFHQNFSSKLRLELSPAVSDMNMVSHSIQSSNEGASPKGSDPKTTQTRREGLPFAPEALELADTGSCPGILLLNDKTIMEPLQQMITSSEETDGSFSCHLNLTLASAPLPDKTASQIAKTTHKSQETGRVTELNFNSIETSAASEKNRGQQEVAAGGGKQANAAPPARVNDVFWEQFLTERPGSSDNEEASSTYRENPCEEPEEKRNGHVMSRNTKNIEQLTL